A part of Candidatus Bathyarchaeota archaeon genomic DNA contains:
- a CDS encoding flippase-like domain-containing protein, whose translation MLKAGRRRLMRTVVLTVFGIAVLAIFLAFFADIEELQRAILSVDLLWYATAFISVTVGVVFYTLSWTVILKAADIHLGFKDALSFIWVSVFFNLLIPTGSVSGEAARAYLTVRRSKSDTALVLATIMSHRVITLIPFIVGSSVGLFHLAYEYNVSGAVLDALILVVAVFNLAFLITLYLVVKPEKTMSLAGLTVRLARLISRRRFGDENFRNRVYGWFDEFQNGLKFIRDRPWTLIASTFAAFLFWICDVMVAFLTFRALGVTVPLPIVITVYTIGITLQMIPIGIPGMVGPVEVAMITLYSNAGVNKTISTAATILIRMVMLWYMIVVGAIVTYGSKASREEIQKALAS comes from the coding sequence ATGCTTAAAGCTGGAAGAAGACGTCTGATGAGAACGGTCGTGTTAACGGTCTTCGGCATAGCCGTACTAGCGATATTCCTAGCATTCTTCGCAGACATAGAGGAGCTGCAGAGGGCTATCTTATCCGTAGACCTCCTCTGGTATGCAACGGCATTCATATCGGTTACGGTAGGCGTCGTGTTCTACACGCTCTCCTGGACCGTTATACTTAAAGCAGCCGATATCCACCTAGGGTTTAAAGACGCTTTAAGCTTCATCTGGGTCAGTGTATTCTTCAACCTCCTCATACCGACGGGCTCTGTGAGCGGCGAAGCCGCTAGAGCTTATCTAACCGTAAGGAGATCTAAGTCGGACACAGCCTTGGTCCTAGCGACTATAATGAGCCACAGGGTTATAACACTTATACCGTTCATAGTAGGTTCGTCCGTCGGGCTATTCCATCTGGCTTATGAGTACAACGTCTCAGGAGCCGTCTTAGACGCGTTGATACTTGTGGTGGCTGTTTTCAACTTAGCCTTCCTAATAACCCTATACTTGGTGGTTAAACCAGAGAAGACCATGAGTTTAGCCGGTTTAACCGTCAGACTTGCCCGGCTCATATCTAGAAGGAGATTCGGGGATGAAAACTTCAGAAACCGCGTCTACGGATGGTTCGACGAATTTCAGAACGGTCTCAAATTCATAAGAGACCGGCCTTGGACCTTGATAGCTTCGACTTTCGCCGCTTTTCTATTCTGGATATGCGATGTCATGGTGGCTTTCCTAACGTTCAGAGCCCTAGGGGTCACCGTTCCCCTACCGATAGTCATAACGGTCTACACGATAGGCATAACTCTTCAGATGATCCCGATAGGAATCCCTGGCATGGTCGGCCCGGTAGAAGTCGCCATGATAACGCTATACTCCAACGCAGGGGTAAACAAAACCATAAGCACAGCCGCTACGATACTGATAAGAATGGTCATGCTATGGTAT